Below is a genomic region from Flammeovirgaceae bacterium SG7u.111.
TGCCAAGTCTTCATTTTTGTTTTGAAAACAAATATAACCGACTCATGGCAAAAAGCATCTTTCCCCCTCCCCATTGTGTTAGATTTATCCATCCTTAAGCTAAAGCTCAGCCAAAAAAGTCGATAGCTGCTCATCTAACGCATCAAAACCTTGGTAACCCCTACTCAGCGAATATAACTTCTCCCCTTGTTTCAAAATAAGAGAAGGGAAACCATTTATCCCAAAATCCCCCACCTTATTAAACTCCTCGTAAGTCAAGGTTCGGTATTCTTCGCTTCTCAGGCGTTTCAAAAACTCCTCTTTATCTATAGAAAAATCTTCTACCAATTGCCCATACACATCATCCCTATTCAGATTCTCACCATTAAAAAACAGGGCTTTTTGCAGCTTTCCAGCAAACTCCACCTGCCCCTTATCGCTCAACGACTTAAAAGCTGTCATCGCCACACCCGGCTTTTCCGAACTGTACATATAACTTCCCTCCTCCAAAATCCGCGTCAGAAACCCATTGCCAAACTTCACCCCAGACACATCTTCTACCTCCTTATATGCCCACTTTATGTAACCAGCCGTTTCCCCAACCGGCCCTACCCTTTCCCTCAGTACCATGCCACCACTCAGCGCCGTAAACTTGATCTGTTCCCCATACTTCTCACTCAGCTGCCTTATTACCGGGCTAAACCCATAGCACCAGCCACACAAAGCGTCGTACACATACATTATTTCTATATCTGCCATAGTATCTTCTTTCCTTGTCAACTAATCCCTTCCAAGAATGGTTTTGAGTTTTGTGATGAAAAAAAGATACAAGGATAAATTAAGATCTTACCTAGATAAAGTACTTTTCCCTTGCCAAGTCAATGAAACGCACTAAATTTGTAACCATTGAACAAGGTTTAACAAGATGGTTATACAAACAACTTTATGAAGGAATACTTAACATTATCAGAAACAGCCAAGCTCGTAGGCAAAAGCAAAGAAACGCTACGAAGATGGGACAAAGAAGGGATTTTAAATGCTGTCCGAGAACCTGTTTCAAATTACCGAGTTTATAAAAAATCGGATGTTCAAACACTTCTAGGCTCTTTGTTTGACGATGATGCCGAAGATGACGTTTCCAACTATGTCGAGCCTGAAAATCAATACACTGTCCTTGAACTTTTTGCAGGAGCTGGAGGCTTAGCTATCGGTCTGGAAAAAGCAGGATTGACATGCACCGCGCTGAACGAAATAGACAAATGGGCTTGCCAAACGCTCAGAACCAACAGACCTCACTGGAATGTATTAGAAGGCGATATTAAAGACTTCGACTTTTCCGAATATCACAACAAAATAGATGTGGTCACTGGCGGGTTTCCTTGCCAAGCATTTAGCTATGCAGGAAAAAAGCTGGGATTAAACGATGCCCGCGGAACCTTATTTTATGAATTCGCAAGAGTTGTCCAGCAAGTCAATCCCGCCATTTGTATAGGGGAAAATGTACGAGGGTTGTTAAGCCACGAAAAAGGGAAAACCTTGCAAGGCATGATTTCCATCCTCGATGAAATCGGGTACAATGTCGTTCCCGTTCAAGTACTAAAAGCAATCCATTACCGAGTTCCTCAAAAACGTGAGCGTTTGATTTTAGTAGGGGTAAGAAAAGATATTGATATAGAATTCGAGTACCCCACTCCTCACAAGAAAATATACAACCTTGCCGATGCCCTTAAAAAAGGTGAATTATTTGACTCGAATGTACCCACTTCGGCAGGAGCAAAATACCCAGAATACAAGAAACAAGTCCTTGACCTAGTACCTCCAAAAGGCTACTGGAGAGATTTACCCCTCGACATCCAAAAGGAATACATGGGAAGAAGTTTTTATTTAGGAGGAGGAAAAACGGGAATGGCAAGAAGAATTGGTTGGGATGAGCCTTCACTCACACTTACATGCAGCCCAGCCCAAAAGCAAACCGAGCGCTGCCACCCAGACGAAACCAGGCCCTTCACCGTACGGGAATATGCACGAATCCAAACCTTTCCAGATGAATGGCATTTTGAAGGCTCTGTAGCCCAACAGTACAAGCAAATTGGCAATGCAGTCCCTGTTAACTTAGGACAGGAAGTTGGCTATGCCATCGTTAAGTTTTTGAATACTTATTATAGCTTGTCAAAGCCTAAATAGTAACCAAAGTTTTCTACAGTGATTTGGTCAAAAACAGATCGTTTGCTCGTTTCGGTCATTTTCTTTATTTCAGCCAAAGCTGAGTTTTCAGTTTTGGCTTTTCCTTTTTCCATACTTTCCAAAAAATCAGAAATAGCCTTGGGCAATGCTCTATAGAGTTCAAAAAATGCTGTTTCTTTTCCAGTCAGGAGTGCATAAAATTGGTCACCAGATATTTTAAAAACCCTACTATGGCTATACTCTTTCCCGTTGATCTCCCCCACCCAATTTTCGTTAAAGCTACCCTTGGCAAGAATCTGCACCCAATAGCATTTGGCTTTTTTATAATCATCGGCATAGCGGGCAAGTTTTTGGAACAAACTTTCTGCCGCACTGCTATTCATCGTATTATGCTTATTTTTGATATCGGCAAATAGCGTGTCGTCCGTAGCCTTAATGTCAAAACCACTTAACTTTCCCATTTCATAGCCATTTATCCCCCCGAGAATTTCCTCGTGGAACGTCCCAATCGAATTATTGATGGACTTGTCTATTTGCCTCAGTATCTCTGCTTCAATAACACTTTCTTCGTCGAGATTATCGAACTTCACATCAAAGGTGAGCTTGACTGTATCAATTTTATTGCTGTAAAACTTCTTTTTGCTTATCCCTTCTTTAGCTCTCACATAAGCACCATAAAGATTACTAATACAATCGGTTAGATGCTCGTCTGTAATAAAATCGACATATTTATTCCCCATATTCTACGTATTTGTTGACAATTTCAAAAGCCATTTATGTATTGACGGATAAATTACATCAAAAACACGCATCCTCAAAACAAGTAGCACATCAATCTAATTATCTCACCAATACTTATTATTTTGGCGGATCAAAATAAAGAAACAAATATGATCAAGATTCCCTCACATATAGATGCTTTGCAGAGTTACAAACCGGGCAAAGCCGTAAAAAATGTTTTTGAAGGAAAAGGCTTAAAAAAAACAGCTATCCTCAGCAGCAACGAGAACAACTTGGGCTGCTCGTCTAAGGCCATTGCAGCCATGCAGGCAGCTGCACAAAATATCTACCTCTATCCGGATCCAGGTAGTATGGACGTAAAAGAAATATTGGCGAAGAAAATTAACCAAAAGCCTGAAAACATTGTCCTAGCCAATGGATCTGATGGAATCCTTTCACTCATTTTCAAGACCTTTTTCGAGCCAGGGGACGAAGTACTTTCTTCTGAGGCTACTTTTGTAGCGGTGGAAATGTACACTAAGCTCAACCAAATCCCATTCATTAAAGTACCGATGGCAGAAGGCTACCGCTTCGATATGGAGACCTTGACTACGAAAATTACAGACAAGACCAAGGCGGTGTACCTAAGCAACCCAAACAACCCTACCGGGGCGATGATCACCAAAGCCGAGTTGGAAAGTTTTATGGCAAAAGTGCCTAAAAACGTGCTGGTGATCGTAGATGAGGCTTATTTTGAGTATTCGGGAATGCTTTCCGATGAATACCCAGATAGCTTAGGTTATGGTTGGGAAAACGTGCTCACGCTGCGCACATTCTCAAAAGCATATGGATTAGCCGGACTACGGGTTGGCTACGGCATAGGTAATCCCCAGTTGATCGATGCCCTTTCGAAAGTCAAACTGACTTTCGACCCCAACTTTATGGCACAAGTTGCCGCTGCTGTTGCTCTGCAAGACGAAGCTTTTTTACAAAAAACAGTAGATCACAACCAAAAAGGGCTTGCTTATTTCTACAAAGAATTTGAAAAGCTTGGGTTGAACTATGTCCCCTCTTTCGGCAACTTCGTAATGATAGACTTTGGAACCGAAGAACGCGCCATGGAAATTTTCCAAACCCTTTTTGACAGAGGTGTATTCATTCGCCCATTGAAGTTCTTTGGCTTACCTCATTGTGTCCGCATTTCTGTTGGAACGATGGCAGAATGTGAATTGTGTGTGGAAAAACTAAAAGAAGTTTTGGGGTAGTATAGTCAAAACGTCGTGGTCGTTTCGGCCGCCCACGACGTTCTTTTTCCTACCCATGGGCTGTGACACACAGCCCACTTCTACCAAAAATCCCTTTAAATCACTCCTTCACCACCTTCCGCTGCACTTGAAAACTTCCGCTCTTCAGCAGCAAAATGTACGTGCCCGAGACAAATTTGGCAAGGTCAAAAGAGATTTCCTCCTCGCTTCCAAGTTGCTTACTCAACAATAATTTGCCATTCAGGTCAATCAATTGAAACTCTACTTTTTTGTTGGAAACTGGCAAAGTAACACTCACCTTCAACTGGTCAGAAGTTGGGTTAGGCCAAACTTCCCAAGCTGCTTCCAGCAACGCCTCATCCAGGCCCGTGACCAGTTCCACCGGGGAAATGGAAGCACAGCCCGAGCTATTGAACACCTCTACTTGGTAGCCAGCCGTACCCTCGGAAAAATCCGTAAGCTGCGTTTCATATTCCCGTTGCGTAGCCCCAGAAATACTTTTTCCATCCAAGTACCACTGATAAGCCGCACCCTCTATAGTCGAGCGCAATTGTACCATTTTCGCCTTCGCATCTTCTTTTACCAACACCTCAATTTGAGGCAAAGCAGGGGCTTCACTCACCGCAAGCATCGAAGTAGCAACACTCGCCACACAACCGTTTTCATCTCGTACAAAGGCAGTCAAACTTGTTGCTCCTAAGTTTTCAAAAACACCATCCGTTTGGAATGTGCTGCTATCCACGCTAAACGAATAACCTCCCGAACCTCCTGTTGCTTCCAAAGCTAGCAGACCGGTTTGATCCCCTTCACAGGTTGGAGCAACTTGCTCTTTAATGGTTAGTATCAGCTCATCAGGCCCTTCAATTCTCACCGCTTCCCTAGCCACATACCCAGTAGCCGAAATGCTTCGTACTGAAACCGTATAGGTTCCCGTATCTAGCATTTCGTACAGCGCTACATTGCTAAAGGGTTTTCCATCCAAACTAAACTCCAGATCGCCAGCGCCACCCGTTGCCGAAACCTCAATAGTTCCATCAGCAGCACCGTGGCAGCTAACATCTGTTTTTTGGATTGAGATTTTTATTTCTTCAATCGATTTGAGCGAGGTTTCGGCTGAAAACACTCCACATGCTCCGCCATTTATCGCTGCTAAGGAATAAGAAACTAACGACTCCCCAAAAACTGACTTGGGAAGTACCAACTCAGCTTCAGTTTCTCCAACCATCGCCAAACCATCTTTGTACCACTGCAAAGAATCGGCTGCAACCTCGCTTGAAAGCTTCAGTTCTTCGCTAATTCCTGGGATTCCTTCCACCAAAACCACGGGTTGAGCAGGCATTTCAATCTTACTTTTTAGAGCAACGACAAGCCCCACTTCACAGCCGTTGCTATCTCTCACCACAAATAAATACTCACCCTCGGTCAGGTTTAGAAAAGCAGGATCTTCCTGAAAATCACTTCCATTTTTGCTGAAAAGATAAGGTTCAGTTCCGCCCGTAGCGGCCAAGCTCACCTCACCATCAGTATTTCCTTCACATTGCAAACCGCTAGTTTCTGCTGAAAGCAAAAGCGGCTCGGGCTGGGAAATGGTTACAGAAACCGAATCGACATATTGAGGAACTTCGGAGCTTCGCACATAGATTTTATAACTTCCCGAATCGAGCTGTTCAAACAAATTTATATTGGAAAAAGCTTCTTCATCCAAACCAAACTCCAGCTCACCTTCCCCGCCCGTAGCCAAAACCTCGACGGTTCCATCTACAGCACCGTGACAACTCACGTCTGTGTGTTGGGTTGAAATTTTTATTTCTTCAATTGCTTTGAGCGAAACGTTCTCTGAAAATACTCCACAAGCTCCGCCATTTATCGCTTCCAAGTAGTAAGAAGAAAGTATATCGGTAAAAGCGGATTTGGGGAGAATCAACTCATTCGTTGTTTCATTTACTATCGCTATGCCATCCTTATACCACTGCAAAGCATCTGCTACCACCCCACTGTAAAGCTTCGTTTCCGCGCTGATTCCGGGAACTCCTTCTACCGAAACTGTGGGCTGTTCAGGAATCTTGAATTGATTGGAAAGCTGTACTTCAAGTTCAATTTCGCAATTATATGCATCGCTTACGGTTACAAAATAAGTGCCTTCAGCCAGCCCTTCAAAGCTCGAATTTTCCGTTGGCGAGTCCGTACCCATTTTGAACAAGTAAGAACCTCCTCCTCCATTTGCTTCTACTTCAAAGCTTCCGTTTGTTTCACCTTCGCAAGTCGGATCTGTTTTGGATATGAGGGACACATTCAGCTCAACCGTGTTAGGATCACAGTCGTTGTCCAAGCCATCGCAAATCTCCGGTGCGCCCGGATAAACCGTAGCATTTTCATCATTGCAATCCGTATCATCAGACACAAACCCTTCTGGCTGGGAACAAGCAAGGGTGTCCGCTGAAGGATCACCAAAGCCATCGCCATCCAGATCGGCAAACCAACGAGGGGCATCAGTTGCACTTTCATCTACTTGTCCATCGCAATCATTATCTTTTCCATCGCAAATTTCTACAGCTCCGGGGTAAGTAGCCCCATCGGCATCGTCACAATCACCCGCTTGGGAGACATAACCTACCGGTTGCGCACATGCTTTTGTAGTTTGGAGCGAGTCCCCAAATCCATCGCCGTCTGAGTCCAAGTACCAAGTGGCCAAAAATTCTTCCCCCACGGCTACCTTGAAGCTTTTCATTTCTGCTTTATTTCCCGAAGGGTCGGTGGCAAAAACCATCACGGTTGTTTCGCCAAGGGGGAAATCATACGGAGATGAAATACTTATCGTATCGTCGCTTTCCTGTTTTATTTTGTATTGAAGAGGAATTGAATTTCCATCGCAAGCATCTGTAATCGATGCAAAAAAGCTCAAGGGCACCTTACACAAGCCTTCCGCATTTTGAGCAAAAACATCGGTGGGAACAGAAATGACAGGAGCAGTCGTATCTTTCACCGTTACAGAAAAGGACTTTATATCTGCCTCGTTTCCAGCCAAATCGGCTGCATGCACCGTCACTTCAGTAGTGCCCAAGGGAAATTCATGGGGTGAAGTGATCACGATATTTTCACTGCCACTCGCTGACTTTATGGTGAAATAAGATGCAGCCAAAGCATCACAATTATCTGTTGCAGTTGCAACAAATGCGACTTGTGCTCCACACAAACCCTCAGAGTTTGTAGTATTTATATCGGATGGAAAATCAGTTATTACAGGTTTTATATCATCTGTGTAAGAAAAAGTGAAACTAGCGGTCAAGGTTTCAGCGCCCACTTTTGCTTCTACCTTCAGGTTTTTATCACAACCAGAAGGTAAATCTATGGCAACTTCAGTTCCTTCTGCATTTACAACCACGTTGGTGTATTCAGTCGCCCCGATGGTTACAGAGGTTAGTTCTTGTAGGCTTTGCCCTTTTAACACTACCTCTCCTCCTACTGAGGAAACGGTAGAAATTGAGGTGAGTTGAGGTGTACTATAAACACATTTCACCACTGCCTCCCAACCTTCTGCTTCCCAACTACTTGTCGTTTCAAACCTTAGTGTTAATTGCCCCGCAGGATTGGTAGCAGTCATTACCCCAGGTGAACTACTTTTTGTATAAGAGCCTATCAATGGTGAATTAATATCAGCCCCATCATATATGTAAAGCTTGTCTTCTTTAACAGTTGCGCTCGAGTTATAAGTTGGATCAAGGTAAAACCTACTAAAATCTAATTGGATTTTGCCCCCTGGATATTCTGGGGAAAGGGTTTGGGTCATATCAATTCCCGCAGGGTATTTAAAATGGTTTCCACTAGGATCAAACAACGTATAATCACAACCCGTAATATCTTCACCCATATCTGCCACTCCACTTTCTATGGTATAAGTCCCCAAAGATCCATAATCTGAATCTGCCCCCAAATCCCCTTTTGTACCAGATACATACAGGTAGTAAGTTCCTTCATCAAAAGAATGGCCAATACTTGCTGACCATCCTACAGGGTTGGCTGTTTTTACTATATTACCGTCCGAATCTCTCAGTTCAAGATACACATCCAAATTCGGCTTCCACTGATTTGGACGAACAGTAAGCACTTCAAACCCTCCTGAAGATGTAAAGGCAAACACATCTACGTCTGATCGATTATGAATAACTCCACTGTTATCTTGTGGACTTATTTTTCCTTCACTATTGTACAGTAACTGAGTAGCATTTAGGTAAGACTCTCCATGG
It encodes:
- the dcm gene encoding DNA (cytosine-5-)-methyltransferase yields the protein MKEYLTLSETAKLVGKSKETLRRWDKEGILNAVREPVSNYRVYKKSDVQTLLGSLFDDDAEDDVSNYVEPENQYTVLELFAGAGGLAIGLEKAGLTCTALNEIDKWACQTLRTNRPHWNVLEGDIKDFDFSEYHNKIDVVTGGFPCQAFSYAGKKLGLNDARGTLFYEFARVVQQVNPAICIGENVRGLLSHEKGKTLQGMISILDEIGYNVVPVQVLKAIHYRVPQKRERLILVGVRKDIDIEFEYPTPHKKIYNLADALKKGELFDSNVPTSAGAKYPEYKKQVLDLVPPKGYWRDLPLDIQKEYMGRSFYLGGGKTGMARRIGWDEPSLTLTCSPAQKQTERCHPDETRPFTVREYARIQTFPDEWHFEGSVAQQYKQIGNAVPVNLGQEVGYAIVKFLNTYYSLSKPK
- a CDS encoding DsbA family protein, with amino-acid sequence MADIEIMYVYDALCGWCYGFSPVIRQLSEKYGEQIKFTALSGGMVLRERVGPVGETAGYIKWAYKEVEDVSGVKFGNGFLTRILEEGSYMYSSEKPGVAMTAFKSLSDKGQVEFAGKLQKALFFNGENLNRDDVYGQLVEDFSIDKEEFLKRLRSEEYRTLTYEEFNKVGDFGINGFPSLILKQGEKLYSLSRGYQGFDALDEQLSTFLAEL
- a CDS encoding Eco47II family restriction endonuclease; translated protein: MGNKYVDFITDEHLTDCISNLYGAYVRAKEGISKKKFYSNKIDTVKLTFDVKFDNLDEESVIEAEILRQIDKSINNSIGTFHEEILGGINGYEMGKLSGFDIKATDDTLFADIKNKHNTMNSSAAESLFQKLARYADDYKKAKCYWVQILAKGSFNENWVGEINGKEYSHSRVFKISGDQFYALLTGKETAFFELYRALPKAISDFLESMEKGKAKTENSALAEIKKMTETSKRSVFDQITVENFGYYLGFDKL
- a CDS encoding MopE-related protein encodes the protein MKIKLLYLLLFGLLFAHLTSGQDFGKSYLGPIGEVVESFRGNKVVLKTNSTSSSNGMVSLSAQGNELDILIHSSKKEDGGEQFFGSVKGEGNSKVFLESNEGGLHGSIYLMDKEQLFDFVTEGTNVYLQEKDIHDVICVGLERADDREDLVQGKPQIGGILGAIPDLQSMPGAEAVAFLDFDGQTVTGTFWNTSYNSGNPIVAASTNYTTEEMVDIWRRVSEDFAPFNINITTSEAVFFSAPNNKRMRVIFTPTRDWVGNYGGIAYYYSFAWNTGAPPYYPSVDDTPCWVFNQYYRYAADAASHELGHTFGVHHDGRVSPSEEYYYGHDDWGTIMGAGYYTNVVQWSKGEYPSANRQEDDLGLISNTSGYTYIGFKPDDHGESYLNATQLLYNSEGKISPQDNSGVIHNRSDVDVFAFTSSGGFEVLTVRPNQWKPNLDVYLELRDSDGNIVKTANPVGWSASIGHSFDEGTYYLYVSGTKGDLGADSDYGSLGTYTIESGVADMGEDITGCDYTLFDPSGNHFKYPAGIDMTQTLSPEYPGGKIQLDFSRFYLDPTYNSSATVKEDKLYIYDGADINSPLIGSYTKSSSPGVMTATNPAGQLTLRFETTSSWEAEGWEAVVKCVYSTPQLTSISTVSSVGGEVVLKGQSLQELTSVTIGATEYTNVVVNAEGTEVAIDLPSGCDKNLKVEAKVGAETLTASFTFSYTDDIKPVITDFPSDINTTNSEGLCGAQVAFVATATDNCDALAASYFTIKSASGSENIVITSPHEFPLGTTEVTVHAADLAGNEADIKSFSVTVKDTTAPVISVPTDVFAQNAEGLCKVPLSFFASITDACDGNSIPLQYKIKQESDDTISISSPYDFPLGETTVMVFATDPSGNKAEMKSFKVAVGEEFLATWYLDSDGDGFGDSLQTTKACAQPVGYVSQAGDCDDADGATYPGAVEICDGKDNDCDGQVDESATDAPRWFADLDGDGFGDPSADTLACSQPEGFVSDDTDCNDENATVYPGAPEICDGLDNDCDPNTVELNVSLISKTDPTCEGETNGSFEVEANGGGGSYLFKMGTDSPTENSSFEGLAEGTYFVTVSDAYNCEIELEVQLSNQFKIPEQPTVSVEGVPGISAETKLYSGVVADALQWYKDGIAIVNETTNELILPKSAFTDILSSYYLEAINGGACGVFSENVSLKAIEEIKISTQHTDVSCHGAVDGTVEVLATGGEGELEFGLDEEAFSNINLFEQLDSGSYKIYVRSSEVPQYVDSVSVTISQPEPLLLSAETSGLQCEGNTDGEVSLAATGGTEPYLFSKNGSDFQEDPAFLNLTEGEYLFVVRDSNGCEVGLVVALKSKIEMPAQPVVLVEGIPGISEELKLSSEVAADSLQWYKDGLAMVGETEAELVLPKSVFGESLVSYSLAAINGGACGVFSAETSLKSIEEIKISIQKTDVSCHGAADGTIEVSATGGAGDLEFSLDGKPFSNVALYEMLDTGTYTVSVRSISATGYVAREAVRIEGPDELILTIKEQVAPTCEGDQTGLLALEATGGSGGYSFSVDSSTFQTDGVFENLGATSLTAFVRDENGCVASVATSMLAVSEAPALPQIEVLVKEDAKAKMVQLRSTIEGAAYQWYLDGKSISGATQREYETQLTDFSEGTAGYQVEVFNSSGCASISPVELVTGLDEALLEAAWEVWPNPTSDQLKVSVTLPVSNKKVEFQLIDLNGKLLLSKQLGSEEEISFDLAKFVSGTYILLLKSGSFQVQRKVVKE
- the hisC gene encoding histidinol-phosphate transaminase is translated as MIKIPSHIDALQSYKPGKAVKNVFEGKGLKKTAILSSNENNLGCSSKAIAAMQAAAQNIYLYPDPGSMDVKEILAKKINQKPENIVLANGSDGILSLIFKTFFEPGDEVLSSEATFVAVEMYTKLNQIPFIKVPMAEGYRFDMETLTTKITDKTKAVYLSNPNNPTGAMITKAELESFMAKVPKNVLVIVDEAYFEYSGMLSDEYPDSLGYGWENVLTLRTFSKAYGLAGLRVGYGIGNPQLIDALSKVKLTFDPNFMAQVAAAVALQDEAFLQKTVDHNQKGLAYFYKEFEKLGLNYVPSFGNFVMIDFGTEERAMEIFQTLFDRGVFIRPLKFFGLPHCVRISVGTMAECELCVEKLKEVLG